The Shewanella halotolerans region ACCTTTGCCGGGGCGCTGGCCAGTCAATTGGTGCACGAACATAAACTCAGCTGGCAACAACCTATCAATCAATACCTTCCTGACTTTTCCCTGGCGAAGCCTGCCGATAGTCAGGCGATCACCCTGGGCCATGTGATAGGCCAAAGCACGGGCCTGATGCCAAATAGCTACGATAACTTGGTTAATGCCAATGTTAAGTTAAACAAGATCATTCCCAAATTTGCCGAGCTGACCCCTATCTGCCCGCCGGGCGTCTGTTACAGCTATCAAAACGTCGCCTTCTCATTTATCGAGCAGGCGATCGAACAGGAAAGCGGACAACCCTATGAAGAGTTGATCGACAAGCGTATCTTCGTCCCACTTGCCATGAAGACGGCCTCTATCGGCTATGAGGCCTTTACTCATACCAGCAATCGGGCCGAGCCTCATATCAAGACGAAACATGGATTTAAACAAGTTAAGGTGAAACCTAACTATTATCAGCTCGCACCAGCGGCTGGAGTCAATGCCAGTATCAAGGATATGGCCAAATGGCTGATGGCCAACATGGGACATAAACCTAAGGTGCTCTCGCCTCAGGTGCTCGAAGATATCACTACCCCAGGGGTTCGCACCACTAAGGAGTTGCGTCGCCGCGATTGGAAACCCTATCTTGACGATGCTCACTATGGCAAGGGCTGGCGCATCTACCAGTTTAACGGCCATCGGCTGATCTATCACGCGGGTTGGGTCGCAGGTTATGTGACCGAGATGGCCTACTCGCCAGAGCTGGATCTTGGGATCGCCATCTTGCTCAACGGCGAGTCACGGGTTATCAGCTCCTTAGGTGCCAAATTTTGGCAGCAGGTGTTCGCCTCTAAGCAAAGTTAACGGCTAAAGTGCACTGACGTTAAAACTTACTCGTCTATTCGCTTTAATATGACTTAAGATGGTTCTTGCGTTACCCATTAATAACAAT contains the following coding sequences:
- a CDS encoding serine hydrolase domain-containing protein, whose protein sequence is MGDEFSKTFKQSLERVKVPGGAFVIVQGDNIVTLDTYGKRHQGGSKKINADTVFRLASVSKTFAGALASQLVHEHKLSWQQPINQYLPDFSLAKPADSQAITLGHVIGQSTGLMPNSYDNLVNANVKLNKIIPKFAELTPICPPGVCYSYQNVAFSFIEQAIEQESGQPYEELIDKRIFVPLAMKTASIGYEAFTHTSNRAEPHIKTKHGFKQVKVKPNYYQLAPAAGVNASIKDMAKWLMANMGHKPKVLSPQVLEDITTPGVRTTKELRRRDWKPYLDDAHYGKGWRIYQFNGHRLIYHAGWVAGYVTEMAYSPELDLGIAILLNGESRVISSLGAKFWQQVFASKQS